A window of the Planococcus citri chromosome 4, ihPlaCitr1.1, whole genome shotgun sequence genome harbors these coding sequences:
- the LOC135843624 gene encoding uncharacterized protein LOC135843624, whose product MRVNLPVNEGKLLLYEGKLPVYEGKSPANNGKVPTNNSKLPVNDGKLPVNDGKLPVNDGKLPVNDGKLPVNDGKLPVNDGKLLVNDGELPVNDGELPVNNGKLPVNNGKLPVNDRKL is encoded by the coding sequence atgAGGGTAAATTTACCGGTAAATGAGGGTAAATTACTGTTATATGAGGGTAAATTACCGGTATATGAGGGTAAATCACCGGCAAATAATGGTAAAGTACCCACAAATAAcagtaaattaccggtaaatgacggtaaattaccggtaaatgacggtaaattaccggtaaatgacggtaaattaccggtaaatgacggtaaattaccggtaaatgacggtaaattaccggtaaatgacggtaaattactggtaaatgaCGGGGAATTACCAGTAAATGACGGTGAATTACCGGTAAATaacggtaaattaccggtaaataacggtaaattaccggtaaatgACCGTAAATTATAG